A region of the Bacillus sp. NP247 genome:
GACTGTGAGTCAGGCTACCTGTAAAAACCTAATTTTTTGAAGAGATGAAGAACTAAATGAAAAAGCAGCTAGATGCAAGCTAGCTGCTTAGTCCCAGGGAAAGGGAGAAAAAGATTGGCACTCAAAAAATCGACGATAGCTGTGTATCAGCCTGAGTATAGTATAGACAAATTTAAAAATGTTATACAAAAATGATTACAGATCTGGTTAGGCCGTACCAACTTGGTTTTGATCTGCTAGATCAGAATCAAATGTATTAGTCGCGCTAACCCCACTAAAAGTGTTCACTACGAAACCAACGTTAGATGCGCCAGAGCCGTTATAAGCTTTCGTATTCTCTTTTGGAGAAACATTGTAGAAATCACCTAAGTTGAAAGATCCGTTACTATTTTGTACAACTAAATTCCCAACAACTGAGGGCATAATTTTCACCTACTTTATAAGTAATTGTTTGCATTACTATATGGAGGTATAGTCTAATTGGTTCATTTGACAAATATTCCGGAATAGAAAAATGTTTGAAGCTTTGTTTAATCAATCGAGCAAAAAGTATGTTAAAATTAATGAAGAGTGGAATTTTAAAAAGAATAAATTTGAATAATTAATATATACGGAATTAAAGGAGGCGAAATGTAATGGATAATGTTATAAAAACAGTGGATTTAACAGATGCAGAATCAAGTAAACTTGTTGCTTTTATTTATAGTAATGATGTTACATTGATCGAAAAAGCATTTTGTCCTAATGAAATAAAATTAAAGTTTAATGAAATAGCAATTTTATCGGCAATTAAAACCGCATATATTACGAAAATATCTATAAGGAAAGAACTTGAAGCGATTTTTCACGATACAGGTGTTTTATTAGTGAAGAAAAATGTTGAAAGGAATAGTATTCAATCTATAACAATGCATTTTGAGCAATTTAAAAAGCTGCAAAATGAGATTGAGAATTTATATAAAAGTATGTTATAAAACTAGGTGGAAATTCTTTGATAGAGGTGGGCTCTGTTAAGTTGAAAAAGTGGATTGAAAAGTATTTGGATGAATCGAACTGTAAACATAAATAGGGTTTTATTAAAATACAAGATAATAAAAATGGTAAATTGGGTGTAACTTTTATTCGTCGGTGTGAGAAATGTGGGAAGAGAAGATACAATTTTAAAATAATAACGATATAAACAAAAAGAGTAATTATGATAATTACTCTTTTTGTTTGTAATATGTAATATCAAAAATACTTCTAAAGTATGAAATGAATTGATACTTAAGTGAGAGGTTGAATAAGAATAAAAAGAGTAATATTAATTGAAAGGAGGAGATGAAGTTGGAGCGAAACGACATTGGGAAACTTGTAATTATTACTGGAGTAACGCAAGGGTTAGGACGTGCAATGGTTGATAGGTTTCATGAATTGGGATGGAACATAGCAGGGTGTGGACGCTCAAAAAATAAAATTGAAGAGCTTAATAAATATTACGGTGCTTCACATGATTTTCAAATAATTGATGTTTCAAATCATCACCAAGTTAGTAAATGGGCAAGTGGTATTCTTAATAGGTATAGGGCACCCGATATGTTAATAAATAATGCATCGATTGTTAATCAAAATGCACCGCTATGGAAAGTTACCGCTCAAGAATTTGAAAGTGTAATGAGTGTAAATGTGAACGGGGTAGTAAATGTCATTAGAGCATTCGTCCCGGCGATGATAGCTAGGAAAGAAGGAATTATTATTAATATGAGCTCTAGTTGGGGAAGAGAAGGCGAGGCTGAACTTGCGCCATACTGTGCTTCGAAGTTTGCTATTGAAGGTATCACTCAGTCTATGGCAATGGAACTGCCAAATGGCATGGCCGTAGTTGCTTTAGATCCAGGTGGAAGTATTAGCACTCCAATGCTTCACTTATGTGCACCTCAATATGTAAAAGAATCTCCTACACCTGAAATGTGGTCACATAAAGCAATTCATTATATATTAAATATATCAATAGATAAAAATGGAGATTCATTGACATGTCCGGTAGGCATTTAATGTTCAGATAGGTATTAAATGTTATATTCACAGATTTAAAGGACAAGCATATATTGAATTATGTGGGAAGCATTTGCAAAGTATACATTCATCGAGAAACTCCTTGTCAAAAAGAGCGCCTGAAAGGTGCTCTTTTGTATTATTATTACATTATGTGATGCACAAAATTACATATGAAAAATAAAATAATGAATTAAAGGTGATATTTGTTTATTTCGAATGTACTAGAAAATTTTAATATAGGTGATGGGAAATGAACCTACGCGATTTAGAATTGACAGGGGCATGGTTTCAAGTAGGAGGAAATCTTATAGCAGCTATTGGAACAACTAGAGGGTTTGCAGGAGAAGAACAGATTGAGTCGGATCTTGTTATTGTAGGGAGTTCATTACAAGCCCTCGGATATATATTACAAATTATAGCAACTATTGATGTGAAAGATGAAGATAAATGTGAGGAGCAAGATGTAACTGTAGATAATAAAAATAAAGCGCTAGCGAAAACGGGGATTGAGTTATTAGCTTTAGGTAATATTTCTAATGTAATAGGAACGTATTTTAATCTAAATGAACAAATAAAAGAAAATGATTTCCTTATAATTACTGGAAATAGTTTGCAATCAATTGGAGCTTTTTTAGGAGTAGAAGTAGCATTGAATGAGATAAATGGAACACAGTGGATTATTGTATTAGGGAATTCAATGCAAAGTTTAGGTGCAGGGTTACAAGCATATGAGGGTATTCACAATATATCAAAAGAAGAAAAGGAAAATGAAGACAGTAATATAGATAAAGAAAATCAACGTATAATAGGGCTAATAGGTATTTGGATACAGGCAATAGGTACTGTAATTTCAGCAATTGGATTAACAGAAATAGTAGAGGAACAAAGATTGGAATCTAAGAAAAGG
Encoded here:
- the gerPF gene encoding spore germination protein GerPF → MPSVVGNLVVQNSNGSFNLGDFYNVSPKENTKAYNGSGASNVGFVVNTFSGVSATNTFDSDLADQNQVGTA
- a CDS encoding SDR family oxidoreductase, with product MERNDIGKLVIITGVTQGLGRAMVDRFHELGWNIAGCGRSKNKIEELNKYYGASHDFQIIDVSNHHQVSKWASGILNRYRAPDMLINNASIVNQNAPLWKVTAQEFESVMSVNVNGVVNVIRAFVPAMIARKEGIIINMSSSWGREGEAELAPYCASKFAIEGITQSMAMELPNGMAVVALDPGGSISTPMLHLCAPQYVKESPTPEMWSHKAIHYILNISIDKNGDSLTCPVGI
- a CDS encoding DUF6944 family repetitive protein, which produces MNLRDLELTGAWFQVGGNLIAAIGTTRGFAGEEQIESDLVIVGSSLQALGYILQIIATIDVKDEDKCEEQDVTVDNKNKALAKTGIELLALGNISNVIGTYFNLNEQIKENDFLIITGNSLQSIGAFLGVEVALNEINGTQWIIVLGNSMQSLGAGLQAYEGIHNISKEEKENEDSNIDKENQRIIGLIGIWIQAIGTVISAIGLTEIVEEQRLESKKRQ